CAAATCGGAGTACCCAGGGACGCAAGCTTTGTTCCAACCCGCGCACCTGAAGCTCACGCGCATCGCGCAATGACCAATTCGCTTCCAGACGAAGATCTCATGTTGCAAGTGCGGGAAGGTGTCGGAGAGATGCTTGGCGTGTTGTTCGATCGCTACCAGAGTCCGCTGTTCAACTTCTATTGCCGGCTTACCGGCGATCGTACGGCGAGCGAAGACCTGGTTCAGGACGTCTTTTTCCGCATTCTGAAATATCGACAAACGTACAAGCCTGGCACTCCGTTTCGTGCCTGGATGTATCAGATCGCGCGCAACGCGCGGCAGGATTACCACCGCAAACATCCGCAGTCGCTGCCGTACGAGCCAGAGATGTCGCCCGCTGTGATCTCTGCCGACTCGGCTGACGCGGAGCAACAAGCAGCACTCTTGCATCGCGCGCTGCTGATGCTCTCGGACGAGAAGCGCGAAGTACTGGTGCTAAGCCGGTTTCAGGAACTCAAGTACGAAGAAATCGCGCGCCTGCTCGACTGCGAAGTAGGCACCGTCAAGGTGAGGGTTCATCGCGCACTGCGCGAGCTGCGCGGAATTTTCGAGAAGCTTACCAGCGCGAAGCTGCGGCCGCCGGACGCCGGCGAGAAGGAACTACTGTCATGACCTGCGAACATTTTTGCGAACTTTTGCCCGCGTACTGCGAGCAGCGGCTGACCTCCCGTGACACGGCCTTCGTCCGCGAGCACATGGAGTTGTGCGCAAACTGCCGC
Above is a window of Terriglobales bacterium DNA encoding:
- a CDS encoding RNA polymerase sigma factor, producing the protein MATAQIGVPRDASFVPTRAPEAHAHRAMTNSLPDEDLMLQVREGVGEMLGVLFDRYQSPLFNFYCRLTGDRTASEDLVQDVFFRILKYRQTYKPGTPFRAWMYQIARNARQDYHRKHPQSLPYEPEMSPAVISADSADAEQQAALLHRALLMLSDEKREVLVLSRFQELKYEEIARLLDCEVGTVKVRVHRALRELRGIFEKLTSAKLRPPDAGEKELLS